The stretch of DNA caaaggttgcacAATCGAAACTCATCACAGACAATTTGAGCtaatagcaacttttcaactacttagtgctttttaagctactttgcaactacttagcatgttagctaacccttctcctaaccttaacccatttagctaactcttcccctaaccctaaacttaaccctaacccctagccacctagctagaaatCATAACATATTATACGTTTTTCAAATTCAtcacatattgtatgttttgcaaattcgtgaCATATAATAAGACTTCCACAAATAATATATACTATAcaaaagtaacatatcatactaaatggagtgtcttggattAATGTAAAGAATattacaaaatgctctgagaccaggttgcagctgCAGCTTCATGTCACATCAGAAATGTGCTTACACTGTGACACAAACACATGGCAGGGTATTTGATAATGGACAAAGTTGCTAGCTTATTAcagtaaaaatttttttttttaaataacacaaaGACCAAACAAAAAAGTTACATTATTTCAGAATCAATTCCCGAGGTTGATGCTTTCTATGTCTGCTATTAGTGGTAATATTTTTCTATGACAAGAATGTCTGTCTGGAGAGTAATCATGTGATCACATGCATTTGAATTATTTAGCATAGCTCATTTATTTTTGTCTTAAGATTTCCCTGATTTCAATATACACacttctgtcatgttttgtcatgtcTCTCATGCCGTCAGTCTGAATCATTATTACCTCAGATTGACTGATTGCTTTGAGATCCTCCAGCATTTCaatctccaatcttcttctgaagTGAATATGCTCGTcatctatgttctttatttcatcGCATTGCAtctctttcttcatctcttcCTCAGACTGAGAAAAGAAAACGGTAGAATAACTAGCCAACATTGTAAATTCAGCAGCTTATTCAGTCTAAGGACACGTTTCAATTTTGGAATTATTCAAGAGCAATGACATGTAGACCAATATATGCAAGACCTACTGTAGGTGATGATAACAATACGATATCATAGATCATAGTATGTTTGCTAAATTCATGTAATTTTGCAGGGTCTTACCAATTCCTCAAAGCATTCTCCAAATCTGAATTTCTCCGGTCCTGGGAACTCCGCTCCAGATTTAAAGAGATCCTCCAAGCTTCTGGCAACCAGGTGTAGAACTTCAAACTCGTAGGCGTAGACATTACCATCTTCACATAACAGGAGAACCAGCTGCCATCCTGCTGCCGAACATCGGAAGTCATCCAGGGCACCAATGACCACCATCTCCATTCTCTCTGGAAGGTAGCAGTCTTTCCAAACTTCTAACTGTTCACCATCTCCAGCGTGGACAGTGTCCTCCAGACCCCCGATTCTCAACTCGTAACTTTTCGGCTTTGCAAGAGGAATCTTGCTGTTGCGATGTTTCGACACAATCTCTTTGATTTGGCTGAGGAATTCTACAGCATCTGTGGCAACAATTGACAATAATTAGAAAACTTATTTAACATTGTAATTGTCAAGAGTGCAGGACATCCTACGTACAACCTGCAAACATAGAAATAACTGGTTTGAATCTTAATGTGTTATTAGCTCTTTCCTTTAACACACAATGATGTATGAGAAGGCTGGTGCTCACATTGCAGACATTCAACCGTGGTTCCTGGATGCTTTCACGTTGTGCTTTTGGCTTGAGCTGTTGCATTTTCTATCTTTGAAGGTATAGCCACTGCAGTGGGTATAGGCTCAGCTAGTTGTCTTGCACTGACTTCTTCCTGTGATCCAAGATCCAACTGTTGACAACAACTGATAGGCTAGCTTTTTGTTATAGAAGTTCGTGCAAATGGCTTGAATTGTGGATGATAGTATTGTATTGGATTCTGGTGCTGTGACTCGAATCACACAGCTAAATCCCATTAGCTGCTAAGGTTGCTGCTGAGAGGATGAGGTCAGATGTGGTTGAAGCTGAGGCAAGCTTGTTGCTGTCACAGTACATGTTTACAGCTGTGATTACATATTCCTGTGATCCAAGTGAACTGGTGTGTCCAATACTGGTAAGCTTCTTGCTCCAAAAGTTTGTGAAATTGGCTTTAAGTGCTTTTGTAGGTGTGGGTCAGTACTACAGTCTTACAGTGTCAATCTTCCAAATATCCCCTTAAAATCGTACTCTGGACATGACAGCAGTGGTAACTTGatgcagccagggtttcactaaGGTCAATAGACCTTATTCTCACCACAGCCATGATTGTTCAAAATCCAGGTCAAAAGTCTATGGAAGTAATGAAACTTTTCTCAAGTTCAATCAGAATATTAATAAATCGATAGAAATTCTGAGTGCCTAATAGTCATGTTATTTATTATTTGACTGCCAGCCCTAAAATTGGGTTGatttaatattaataatacgttTTATTTTAAGCGCTTTTCAAAAGACAAAATTAAGAGTTTAGATACTCAGCAAGATAATCAGCAAAATAAAAAGCAATACAATCAGCAAGAATATAAAAGTACACAAAACAGGgagcactaaacatgatgacagactatgCAGGGAGAGccctaaacatgatgacagactaaccagggagagccctaaacatgatgacagactaagcAGGGAgaactaaacatgatgacagactatgCAGGGAGAGccctaaacatgatgacagactaagcagggagaacactaaacatgatgacagactacgCAGGGAGAGccctaaacatgatgacagactaagcagggagagcactaaacatgatgacagactaaccaggtagaagactaaacatgatgacagactaagcagggagagcactaaacatgatgacagactaagcagggagagcactaaacatgatgacagactaagcagggagagcactaaacatgatgacagactaaccaggtttagtgttctccctggttagtctgtcatcatggtTTAGTGTCTCCTCTGGTTAGTCTTGTCATTCATGTTTAGTCTTCTCCCTgcgttagtctgtcatcatgtttagtcttctccctggttagtctgtcatcatgtttaggtGCTCTCcaccctggttagtctgtcatcatgttagtcttctccctggttagtctgtcatcatgtttagtgctctccctggttagtctgtcatcatgtttgtTTCTCCTGgcgttagtctgtcatcatgggTTTAGTgcttctccctggttagtctgtcatcatgtttagtcttTCTCCCTGTTAGTCGTCACATTTAGTTTCTCctgttagtctgtcatcattttagtcttctccctggttagtctgtcatcatgtttagtctcTCCCTGggtagtctgtcatcatgtttagtcttctccctggttagtctgtcatcatgtttagtcttctccctggttagtctgtcatcatgtttagtgctctccctggtagtctgtcatcatgtttgtGTGTCTCCTGGTTtagtcatcatgtttagtgtctCCCTGGTTagatctgtcatcatgtttagtcttCTCCCTGGTTAGGTCTGTCATCCATATTTAGTCTTCTCCGCNNNNNNNNNNNNNNNNNNNNNNNNNNNNNNNNNNNNNNNNNNNNNNNNNNNNNNNNNNNNNNNNNNNNNNNNNNNNNNNNNNNNNNNNNNNNNNNNNNNNNNNNNNNNNNNNNNNNNNNNNNNNNNNNNNNNNNNNNNNNNNNNNNNNNNNNNNNNNNNNNNNNNNNNNNNNNNNNNNNNNNNNNNNNNNNNNNNNNNNNNNNNNNNNNNNNNNNNNNNNNNNNNNNNNNNNNNNNNNNNNNNNNNNNNNNNNNNNNNNNNNNNNNNNNNNNNNNNNNNNNNNNNNNNNNNNNNNNNNNNNNNNNNNNNNNNNNNNNNNNNNNNNNNNNNNNNNNNNNNNNNNNNNNNNNNNNNNNNNNNNNNNNNNNNNNNNNNNNNNNNNNNNNNNNNNNNNNNNNNNNNNNNNNNNNNNNNNNNNNNNNNNNNNNNNNNNNNNNNNNNNNNNNNNNNNNNNNNNNNNNNNNNNNNNNNNNNNNNNNNNNNNNNNNNNNNNNNNNNNNNNNNNNNNNNNNNNNNNNNNNNNNNNNNNNNNNNNNNNNNNNNNNNNNNNNNNNNNNNNNNNNNNNNNNNNNNNNNNNNNNNNNNNNNNNNNNNNNNNNNNNNNNNNNNNNNNNNNNNNNNNNNNNNNNNNNNNNNNNNNNNNNNNNNNNNNNNNNNNNNNNNNNNNNNNNNNNNNNNNNNNNNNNNNNNNNNNNNNNNNNNNNNNNNNNNNNNNNNNNNNNNNNNNNNNNNNNNNNNNNNNNNNNNNNNNNNNNNNNNNNNNNNNNNNNNNNNNNNNNNNNNNNNNNNNNNNNNNNNNNNNNNNNNNNNNNNNNNNNNNNNNNNNNNNNNNNNNNNNNNNNNNNNNNNNNNNNNNNNNNNNNNNNNNNNNNNNNNNNNNNNNNNNNNNNNNNNNNNNNNNNNNNNNNNNNNNNNNNNNNNNNNNNNNNNNNNNNNNNNNNNNNNNNNNNNNNNNNNNNNACAAACTTCATAGACTTGATGTGTTCCCATTTAGAACCGTGACTAGTTAGTAGTGCTTGTTTTAATGGGTCCCAAATGTACAGTAGGACATCTGAGATACGAACACATTAGAAATGGAGGTTGTTTGGAACACTGAATTCTGAAAGGCCAATAACTTTGAAATCCATTTAAAGGAATAGTTTGAGATTTTGGCAATTGTTCTACTTAACCAAAGTCaggtgaactcatggataccatttttatatctctacatgcagtttgaaggaagttgaaagTAGTTTCTGGAGGGAATGCTAACTAGAGTTAGCACAATTAATGGAAATGTATGGGATCAGCTAGCATTTTAATATTCAGTCGCCTGCAATGTCGAACTAGACCGGTGTTTCGCATATAGTGAATGAGGGGCCCTAGTGGCCACTCATCACCGTTAAGCAAGCAACTTTATCttcaaattatattatatttctcTATCATGGAATTTGATTATTTATTGAaattgtttattgaaaacaaacatGTTGAATTTGGGGTCTAGGGTTGTCTAAAACCCGGTAATCAATCCGATTGCGGGTAATAGGCAATGcgaattttaaaggcaatgtaccCAACGTCACGGAGATCACATTCACAGTAAATGCTTCATATGTCAGCTGAATCAGACATTTCCTTTTAAAGCCGCATTGGGGAGTGGCTGAATACAAAGGCCATTGGATGGcaatacaacaaaaaaagaaagtcgGCCGGTACCTTCTTTTCCCCTCTCACAGCGAAGAAACTCAGTCTTCACCTTCTGTAACAACCTGTATAAAATGATAAAAACAGTATAAGTATTATTTTATTAAACTGTACAATTATCTATGAATTTatctaaaaaatgtatgtaaaaagaAGAACTACACATTTGCAAACTAGGTAAAGAACCCAGACATGCCCTGAGTAAATTCTTAAACAAATGAAATTCAGCAAGTcaataaatgtaataaacaaaGTGTGGACCAACGTCATTTAAATAACCTGGAgcctcatatatatatacaggggcAAGAAAAAGtacgtgaaccctttggaaatacctagatttctgcatgaattggtcatacattttgatctgatcttcatctaggtcacaacaatagacaaacacagtttgcttaaactaataacacacaaacaaaactaataacacacaaacaattaaatgtttttatgtctttattgaacacaccatgtaaacattcacagtgcagggtggaaaaagtatgagaacccttggatttaataactggttgacactcctttggcagcaataacctcaaccaaacgttttctgtagttgtggatcagacctgcacaacggtcaggaggaattttggaccattcctctttacaaaactgtttcagttcagcaatattcgttggatgtctggtgtgaactgctctcaaggtcatgccacagcatctcaatcgggttgaggtcaggattctgactgggccactccagaaggggtattttcttctgttgaagccattctgttgttgatttacttctgagttttgggtcgttttcctgttgtaTCACCCAAcctctgttgagcttcaattggcagacagatagcctaacattctcctgcaaaatgtattgataaactaGGGATTTCAATTTTccatcaatgatagcaagctgtccaggccctgaggcagcaaagcagccccaaaccgtgatgctccctccaccatactttacagttgggatgaggttttgatgttggtgtgctgtgcctttttcctTGGTGTgctgtgttccttccaaacaactcaactgtagtttcatctgtccacagaatattttgccagtagcactgtggaacatccaggtgcacttttgcaaacttcagacgtgcagcaatgttttttttggacagcagtggcttcttctgtggtgtcctcccatgaacaccattcttgtttagtgttttacgtatcgtaagACTCGTCaccagagatgttagcatgttccagagatttttgtaagtctttagctgacactctaggattcttctgaacctcattgagcattctgcgctgtgctcttgcagtcatctttacagggcggccactcctagggagagtagcaacagtgctgaaatttctccatttatagacaatttgtcttaccgttgactgatgaacatcaaggcttttagagatacttttgcaaccctttccagctttatgcaagtcaacaattcttaatcttagatctcttttgttcgaggcatggttcacatcaggcaatgttccttgtgaatagcaaactcaaattttctGAGCCTTTTTTAACAGGCAAGGCAGCTCtgaccaacatctccaatctcatctcattgattggactccaggttagctgactcctgactccatttagctttggagaagtcattagcctaggggttcacatactttttctaacctacATTGTGaatttttaaatgatgtattcaatatagacaagaacaatacaataatgtgtgtgttattcgTTTACGCACTCTATGATTGTCTATTGGTGtgatttagatgaagatcagatcaaatttatgaccaatttatgcagaaatccaggtaattccaaagggttcacatactttttcttgccactgtgtgtatatatacacatacagtaccagtcagaagtttggacacacctactcattcaaggggttttctttattttttactattttctacattgtagaataacagtgaatacatcaacactataaaataacacatatggaatcatgtagtaaaccaaaaagtgataaacaaatcaaaatatattttatatttgagattcttaaaagtagccaccctttgccttgatgaaagctttgcactcttggcattctctcaactagcttcatgaggtagtcacctggaatgcatttcaattaacaggtgtgcctagttaaaagttaatttgtgcaattgatttccttcttaatgcgtttgagccaatcaggttcattgtgacaaggtaggggtggtatacagaagatagccctattttggtaaaataccatagtatggcaagaacagctcaaatatgcaaagagaaactacaaatttcaagaacttttcttcaagtgcatttcaagaactttgaaagtttcttcaagtgc from Salvelinus sp. IW2-2015 unplaced genomic scaffold, ASM291031v2 Un_scaffold2093, whole genome shotgun sequence encodes:
- the LOC112072936 gene encoding uncharacterized protein translates to MGLLQKVKTEFLRCERGKEDAVEFLSQIKEIVSKHRNSKIPLAKPKSYELRIGGLEDTVHAGDGEQLEVWKDCYLPERMEMVVIGALDDFRCSAAGWQLVLLLCEDGNVYAYEFEVLHLVARSLEDLFKSGAEFPGPEKFRFGECFEELSEEEMKKEMQCDEIKNIDDEHIHFRRRLEIEMLEDLKAISQSEVIMIQTDGMRDMTKHDRSVYIEIREILRQK